The Mobula hypostoma chromosome 22, sMobHyp1.1, whole genome shotgun sequence genome includes a region encoding these proteins:
- the LOC134336431 gene encoding BUB3-interacting and GLEBS motif-containing protein ZNF207-like isoform X2 yields MGRKKKKQMKPWCWYCNRDFDDEKILIQHQKAKHFKCHICHKKLYTGPGLAIHCMQVHKETIDAVPNAIPGRTDIELEIYGMEGIPEKDMEERRRLLEQKTQAESQKKKQKDDDSDEFDEEDSEAGTSYQQQGAQQPQNFISNMNQSTIHNAPGAPGIPPGVPPVVPGVPPMMPGMPPVMPGMPPGMMPMGGMMPPGPGMPPMMPGMHPGMPPPVPRPGGPSMTQSQPVVAPGVPSRAPLPGPGPQPPIAKPLFPSAGQMGTRVSSTTTTSTTASSNSANLSTSSKPLFPSAAQSQPSVSGPVGTDFKPLSSTPVTTAEPPKPTFPAYTQSTATATSTSNSTTAKPAIPVTSKPATLTTTSATSKLIHPDEDISLEERRAQFPKYQRNIPRQGQAAMGPPPVGPMAGMMPPQQGMPPQQTAMRPPMPPPGQFGGPPQGMPGYLPGGMPPYGQGPPMVPPYQGGPPRPPMGMSGMRPPVMSQGGRY; encoded by the exons ATGGGCCGTaagaagaagaagcagatgaagccGTGGTGCTG GTACTGCAACAGGGACTTTGATGATGAGAAGATTCTTATTCAGCACCAGAAAGCAAAACATTTCAaatgtcatatttgccacaaaaAGTTGTATACAGGTCCTGGACTTGCAATTCACTGTATGCAG GTTCACAAAGAAACAATAGATGCAGTCCCAAATGCTATCCCAGGAAGAACAGACATAGAGCTGGAAATTTATGGAATGGAGGGCATTCcagaaaaggatatggaggagagGAGACGCCTTCTTGAACAGAAGACTCAGG CTGAAAGTCAGAAGAAGAAGCAGAAAGATGATGATTCTGATGAGTTTGATGAGGAAGACTCAGAAGCCGGGACTTCGTACCAGCAGCAAGGAGCACAGCAACCGCAGAACTTCATTTCAAATATGAACCAGTCCACCATACACaacgcaccgggagcaccaggaaTTCCTCCAG GAGTGCCACCAGTGGTACCAGGTGTTCCTCCTATGATGCCGGGGATGCCCCCAGTGATGCCAGGAATGCCTCCAGG AATGATGCCTATGGGTGGAATGATGCCACCAGGACCAGGAATGCCACCCATGATGCCAGGCATGCACCCTG GTATGCCACCGCCTGTTCCACGTCCAGGAGGTCCGTCCATGACTCAGTCACAACCTGTAGTTGCACCTGGTGTACCCAGTCGAGCACCACTACCTGGACCTGGTCCACAGCCCCCCATTGCAAAGCCTCTCTTCCCAAGTGCTGGGCAA ATGGGGACCCGTGTGTCAAGCACAACTACAACCTCCACTACAGCTTCATCCAATTCAGCCAACCTCTCAACTTCCTCTAAGCCTCTGTTTCCTAGTGCAGCACAA AGCCAGCCATCTGTCTCTGGACCTGTGGGTACGGATTTTAAACCTTTGAGCAGCACACCTGTTACTACTGCAGAGCCTCCAAAGCCCACATTCCCAGCCTACACTCAGTCTACAGCTACTGCAACGAGCACATCAAATAGCACCACAGCCAAGCCAGCCATCCCTGTTACTAGTAAGCCTGCTACTCTAACCACAACTAGTGCAACTAGTAAGTTGATCCATCCAGATGAGGATATATCTTTG GAGGAAAGGAGAGCCCAGTTTCCAAAGTACCAGCGTAACATCCCACGGCAAGGCCAGGCCGCAATGGGGCCGCCACCTGTCGGGCCAATGGCCGGCATGATGCCACCACAACAAGGAATGCCTCCTCAGCAAACAGCAATGCGACCTCCCATGCCACCTCCAG GTCAGTTTGGTGGCCCTCCCCAGGGAATGCCAGGATACCTCCCTGGTGGCATGCCTCCATATGGACAGGGACCTCCGATGGTGCCTCCTTACCAGGGTGGACCCCCTCGGCCGCCAATGGGAATGTCGGGAATGAGGCCCCCAGTAATGTCGCAGGGGGGGCGTTACTGA
- the LOC134336431 gene encoding BUB3-interacting and GLEBS motif-containing protein ZNF207-like isoform X1, with product MGRKKKKQMKPWCWYCNRDFDDEKILIQHQKAKHFKCHICHKKLYTGPGLAIHCMQVHKETIDAVPNAIPGRTDIELEIYGMEGIPEKDMEERRRLLEQKTQAESQKKKQKDDDSDEFDEEDSEAGTSYQQQGAQQPQNFISNMNQSTIHNAPGAPGIPPGVPPVVPGVPPMMPGMPPVMPGMPPGMMPMGGMMPPGPGMPPMMPGMHPGGYLKMAGGNLGMPPPVPRPGGPSMTQSQPVVAPGVPSRAPLPGPGPQPPIAKPLFPSAGQMGTRVSSTTTTSTTASSNSANLSTSSKPLFPSAAQSQPSVSGPVGTDFKPLSSTPVTTAEPPKPTFPAYTQSTATATSTSNSTTAKPAIPVTSKPATLTTTSATSKLIHPDEDISLEERRAQFPKYQRNIPRQGQAAMGPPPVGPMAGMMPPQQGMPPQQTAMRPPMPPPGQFGGPPQGMPGYLPGGMPPYGQGPPMVPPYQGGPPRPPMGMSGMRPPVMSQGGRY from the exons ATGGGCCGTaagaagaagaagcagatgaagccGTGGTGCTG GTACTGCAACAGGGACTTTGATGATGAGAAGATTCTTATTCAGCACCAGAAAGCAAAACATTTCAaatgtcatatttgccacaaaaAGTTGTATACAGGTCCTGGACTTGCAATTCACTGTATGCAG GTTCACAAAGAAACAATAGATGCAGTCCCAAATGCTATCCCAGGAAGAACAGACATAGAGCTGGAAATTTATGGAATGGAGGGCATTCcagaaaaggatatggaggagagGAGACGCCTTCTTGAACAGAAGACTCAGG CTGAAAGTCAGAAGAAGAAGCAGAAAGATGATGATTCTGATGAGTTTGATGAGGAAGACTCAGAAGCCGGGACTTCGTACCAGCAGCAAGGAGCACAGCAACCGCAGAACTTCATTTCAAATATGAACCAGTCCACCATACACaacgcaccgggagcaccaggaaTTCCTCCAG GAGTGCCACCAGTGGTACCAGGTGTTCCTCCTATGATGCCGGGGATGCCCCCAGTGATGCCAGGAATGCCTCCAGG AATGATGCCTATGGGTGGAATGATGCCACCAGGACCAGGAATGCCACCCATGATGCCAGGCATGCACCCTGGTGGGTATTTGAAAATGGCTGGTGGCAACTTAG GTATGCCACCGCCTGTTCCACGTCCAGGAGGTCCGTCCATGACTCAGTCACAACCTGTAGTTGCACCTGGTGTACCCAGTCGAGCACCACTACCTGGACCTGGTCCACAGCCCCCCATTGCAAAGCCTCTCTTCCCAAGTGCTGGGCAA ATGGGGACCCGTGTGTCAAGCACAACTACAACCTCCACTACAGCTTCATCCAATTCAGCCAACCTCTCAACTTCCTCTAAGCCTCTGTTTCCTAGTGCAGCACAA AGCCAGCCATCTGTCTCTGGACCTGTGGGTACGGATTTTAAACCTTTGAGCAGCACACCTGTTACTACTGCAGAGCCTCCAAAGCCCACATTCCCAGCCTACACTCAGTCTACAGCTACTGCAACGAGCACATCAAATAGCACCACAGCCAAGCCAGCCATCCCTGTTACTAGTAAGCCTGCTACTCTAACCACAACTAGTGCAACTAGTAAGTTGATCCATCCAGATGAGGATATATCTTTG GAGGAAAGGAGAGCCCAGTTTCCAAAGTACCAGCGTAACATCCCACGGCAAGGCCAGGCCGCAATGGGGCCGCCACCTGTCGGGCCAATGGCCGGCATGATGCCACCACAACAAGGAATGCCTCCTCAGCAAACAGCAATGCGACCTCCCATGCCACCTCCAG GTCAGTTTGGTGGCCCTCCCCAGGGAATGCCAGGATACCTCCCTGGTGGCATGCCTCCATATGGACAGGGACCTCCGATGGTGCCTCCTTACCAGGGTGGACCCCCTCGGCCGCCAATGGGAATGTCGGGAATGAGGCCCCCAGTAATGTCGCAGGGGGGGCGTTACTGA
- the LOC134336431 gene encoding BUB3-interacting and GLEBS motif-containing protein ZNF207-like isoform X4, producing MGRKKKKQMKPWCWYCNRDFDDEKILIQHQKAKHFKCHICHKKLYTGPGLAIHCMQVHKETIDAVPNAIPGRTDIELEIYGMEGIPEKDMEERRRLLEQKTQAESQKKKQKDDDSDEFDEEDSEAGTSYQQQGAQQPQNFISNMNQSTIHNAPGAPGIPPGVPPVVPGVPPMMPGMPPVMPGMPPGMMPMGGMMPPGPGMPPMMPGMHPGMPPPVPRPGGPSMTQSQPVVAPGVPSRAPLPGPGPQPPIAKPLFPSAGQSQPSVSGPVGTDFKPLSSTPVTTAEPPKPTFPAYTQSTATATSTSNSTTAKPAIPVTSKPATLTTTSATSKLIHPDEDISLEERRAQFPKYQRNIPRQGQAAMGPPPVGPMAGMMPPQQGMPPQQTAMRPPMPPPGQFGGPPQGMPGYLPGGMPPYGQGPPMVPPYQGGPPRPPMGMSGMRPPVMSQGGRY from the exons ATGGGCCGTaagaagaagaagcagatgaagccGTGGTGCTG GTACTGCAACAGGGACTTTGATGATGAGAAGATTCTTATTCAGCACCAGAAAGCAAAACATTTCAaatgtcatatttgccacaaaaAGTTGTATACAGGTCCTGGACTTGCAATTCACTGTATGCAG GTTCACAAAGAAACAATAGATGCAGTCCCAAATGCTATCCCAGGAAGAACAGACATAGAGCTGGAAATTTATGGAATGGAGGGCATTCcagaaaaggatatggaggagagGAGACGCCTTCTTGAACAGAAGACTCAGG CTGAAAGTCAGAAGAAGAAGCAGAAAGATGATGATTCTGATGAGTTTGATGAGGAAGACTCAGAAGCCGGGACTTCGTACCAGCAGCAAGGAGCACAGCAACCGCAGAACTTCATTTCAAATATGAACCAGTCCACCATACACaacgcaccgggagcaccaggaaTTCCTCCAG GAGTGCCACCAGTGGTACCAGGTGTTCCTCCTATGATGCCGGGGATGCCCCCAGTGATGCCAGGAATGCCTCCAGG AATGATGCCTATGGGTGGAATGATGCCACCAGGACCAGGAATGCCACCCATGATGCCAGGCATGCACCCTG GTATGCCACCGCCTGTTCCACGTCCAGGAGGTCCGTCCATGACTCAGTCACAACCTGTAGTTGCACCTGGTGTACCCAGTCGAGCACCACTACCTGGACCTGGTCCACAGCCCCCCATTGCAAAGCCTCTCTTCCCAAGTGCTGGGCAA AGCCAGCCATCTGTCTCTGGACCTGTGGGTACGGATTTTAAACCTTTGAGCAGCACACCTGTTACTACTGCAGAGCCTCCAAAGCCCACATTCCCAGCCTACACTCAGTCTACAGCTACTGCAACGAGCACATCAAATAGCACCACAGCCAAGCCAGCCATCCCTGTTACTAGTAAGCCTGCTACTCTAACCACAACTAGTGCAACTAGTAAGTTGATCCATCCAGATGAGGATATATCTTTG GAGGAAAGGAGAGCCCAGTTTCCAAAGTACCAGCGTAACATCCCACGGCAAGGCCAGGCCGCAATGGGGCCGCCACCTGTCGGGCCAATGGCCGGCATGATGCCACCACAACAAGGAATGCCTCCTCAGCAAACAGCAATGCGACCTCCCATGCCACCTCCAG GTCAGTTTGGTGGCCCTCCCCAGGGAATGCCAGGATACCTCCCTGGTGGCATGCCTCCATATGGACAGGGACCTCCGATGGTGCCTCCTTACCAGGGTGGACCCCCTCGGCCGCCAATGGGAATGTCGGGAATGAGGCCCCCAGTAATGTCGCAGGGGGGGCGTTACTGA
- the LOC134336431 gene encoding BUB3-interacting and GLEBS motif-containing protein ZNF207-like isoform X3: MGRKKKKQMKPWCWYCNRDFDDEKILIQHQKAKHFKCHICHKKLYTGPGLAIHCMQVHKETIDAVPNAIPGRTDIELEIYGMEGIPEKDMEERRRLLEQKTQAESQKKKQKDDDSDEFDEEDSEAGTSYQQQGAQQPQNFISNMNQSTIHNAPGAPGIPPGVPPVVPGVPPMMPGMPPVMPGMPPGMMPMGGMMPPGPGMPPMMPGMHPGGYLKMAGGNLGMPPPVPRPGGPSMTQSQPVVAPGVPSRAPLPGPGPQPPIAKPLFPSAGQSQPSVSGPVGTDFKPLSSTPVTTAEPPKPTFPAYTQSTATATSTSNSTTAKPAIPVTSKPATLTTTSATSKLIHPDEDISLEERRAQFPKYQRNIPRQGQAAMGPPPVGPMAGMMPPQQGMPPQQTAMRPPMPPPGQFGGPPQGMPGYLPGGMPPYGQGPPMVPPYQGGPPRPPMGMSGMRPPVMSQGGRY; encoded by the exons ATGGGCCGTaagaagaagaagcagatgaagccGTGGTGCTG GTACTGCAACAGGGACTTTGATGATGAGAAGATTCTTATTCAGCACCAGAAAGCAAAACATTTCAaatgtcatatttgccacaaaaAGTTGTATACAGGTCCTGGACTTGCAATTCACTGTATGCAG GTTCACAAAGAAACAATAGATGCAGTCCCAAATGCTATCCCAGGAAGAACAGACATAGAGCTGGAAATTTATGGAATGGAGGGCATTCcagaaaaggatatggaggagagGAGACGCCTTCTTGAACAGAAGACTCAGG CTGAAAGTCAGAAGAAGAAGCAGAAAGATGATGATTCTGATGAGTTTGATGAGGAAGACTCAGAAGCCGGGACTTCGTACCAGCAGCAAGGAGCACAGCAACCGCAGAACTTCATTTCAAATATGAACCAGTCCACCATACACaacgcaccgggagcaccaggaaTTCCTCCAG GAGTGCCACCAGTGGTACCAGGTGTTCCTCCTATGATGCCGGGGATGCCCCCAGTGATGCCAGGAATGCCTCCAGG AATGATGCCTATGGGTGGAATGATGCCACCAGGACCAGGAATGCCACCCATGATGCCAGGCATGCACCCTGGTGGGTATTTGAAAATGGCTGGTGGCAACTTAG GTATGCCACCGCCTGTTCCACGTCCAGGAGGTCCGTCCATGACTCAGTCACAACCTGTAGTTGCACCTGGTGTACCCAGTCGAGCACCACTACCTGGACCTGGTCCACAGCCCCCCATTGCAAAGCCTCTCTTCCCAAGTGCTGGGCAA AGCCAGCCATCTGTCTCTGGACCTGTGGGTACGGATTTTAAACCTTTGAGCAGCACACCTGTTACTACTGCAGAGCCTCCAAAGCCCACATTCCCAGCCTACACTCAGTCTACAGCTACTGCAACGAGCACATCAAATAGCACCACAGCCAAGCCAGCCATCCCTGTTACTAGTAAGCCTGCTACTCTAACCACAACTAGTGCAACTAGTAAGTTGATCCATCCAGATGAGGATATATCTTTG GAGGAAAGGAGAGCCCAGTTTCCAAAGTACCAGCGTAACATCCCACGGCAAGGCCAGGCCGCAATGGGGCCGCCACCTGTCGGGCCAATGGCCGGCATGATGCCACCACAACAAGGAATGCCTCCTCAGCAAACAGCAATGCGACCTCCCATGCCACCTCCAG GTCAGTTTGGTGGCCCTCCCCAGGGAATGCCAGGATACCTCCCTGGTGGCATGCCTCCATATGGACAGGGACCTCCGATGGTGCCTCCTTACCAGGGTGGACCCCCTCGGCCGCCAATGGGAATGTCGGGAATGAGGCCCCCAGTAATGTCGCAGGGGGGGCGTTACTGA